Proteins from a single region of Runella sp. SP2:
- a CDS encoding LytTR family DNA-binding domain-containing protein, with amino-acid sequence MNTQPLLTSFPASSGTHSNNSIIIPNGTRQIVIPMSQLVCMEGSGNYAYIYTSDGRRYLVSKTLKSYADILDKTVFLRVHKSWIINLAFLQDYCEDDRSLRLQGGREIAISRRRIREVCPVLRRVA; translated from the coding sequence ATGAACACACAACCTCTACTTACTAGCTTTCCTGCTTCGTCAGGAACACATTCAAACAATAGCATTATTATTCCGAATGGTACGCGTCAAATAGTAATTCCTATGAGTCAGTTGGTGTGCATGGAAGGCTCAGGAAACTATGCCTATATTTATACAAGTGACGGAAGACGGTATTTGGTGTCTAAAACACTGAAGAGTTATGCCGATATTTTGGACAAGACTGTGTTTTTGCGTGTACACAAATCTTGGATTATCAACTTGGCGTTTTTGCAAGATTACTGTGAGGATGACCGATCATTGCGGTTACAAGGGGGGAGAGAAATTGCCATATCACGCCGTCGGATTCGCGAAGTGTGCCCAGTATTGCGGCGTGTAGCTTAA
- a CDS encoding DUF3078 domain-containing protein gives MKKVSTLVVMMALTIIGAWAQEAVKDTSYWKKKSQFGVNLSQGTFSNSWQGGGINNIALGIYLNSKGEYTKGPTNWVNDFQFQLGAIQNRGDDFRKSIDRLFFDSKYGYKLGTNSQWLFFANINFLSQVANGRDFTTDRRPFISGFFTPAYITEAIGLEWKPNKFFNMQFAPGAIRQTILGNKDLYLDIDRLSPEYKFSNYGVERGKAVRNEVAIMQLVMNYNKDLVKDVNLKWRYQAFASAKDLAAIDNRLDAQLTAKFAKYFNVNIGLIAIYDQDQVAKMQLAQSINFGFLYSW, from the coding sequence ATGAAAAAAGTTAGTACATTAGTTGTAATGATGGCCCTTACAATCATTGGAGCTTGGGCACAAGAAGCAGTAAAAGACACCAGTTACTGGAAAAAAAAATCACAGTTTGGGGTAAATTTAAGCCAAGGTACATTTAGTAATAGTTGGCAAGGCGGAGGTATCAATAACATTGCCTTAGGGATTTATCTTAATTCTAAAGGGGAATACACCAAAGGTCCAACGAACTGGGTAAACGATTTTCAGTTCCAACTAGGAGCCATACAAAACCGAGGTGATGACTTTCGGAAGAGTATCGATCGACTTTTTTTTGATTCAAAGTACGGGTATAAGCTCGGCACAAATTCACAATGGCTGTTTTTTGCCAACATAAACTTTTTGTCACAAGTAGCCAATGGCCGTGATTTTACCACTGATAGACGACCATTTATCTCTGGGTTCTTTACACCAGCCTACATTACGGAAGCCATCGGATTGGAGTGGAAACCTAATAAGTTTTTCAACATGCAATTTGCTCCAGGGGCGATTCGACAAACGATTTTGGGCAATAAGGACTTATATTTGGATATCGACCGTTTAAGTCCAGAATATAAGTTTTCAAACTACGGTGTAGAGCGTGGAAAAGCAGTTCGGAACGAAGTGGCAATAATGCAATTGGTGATGAACTATAACAAAGATTTGGTGAAAGACGTCAATTTAAAATGGCGTTATCAAGCCTTTGCAAGCGCAAAAGACTTGGCAGCCATCGATAACCGTTTGGATGCTCAATTGACCGCAAAGTTTGCCAAGTACTTTAATGTCAATATTGGCCTGATTGCCATTTATGATCAAGACCAAGTAGCTAAAATGCAATTAGCGCAATCAATCAACTTTGGCTTTTTGTACAGCTGGTAA
- the mscL gene encoding large conductance mechanosensitive channel protein MscL, translating into MLQEFKKFIAQGNVLDLAVGVLVGAAFGKVVTAFMDDIINPVVGLAVGGVDLSALKIVLKAADPATQTAEVAIRYGSFINVGIQFLITMWVIFLIVKAANKAKLSNSLAPKE; encoded by the coding sequence ATGCTTCAAGAATTCAAAAAGTTTATTGCCCAAGGAAATGTCCTAGATTTAGCCGTCGGGGTATTGGTAGGTGCTGCCTTTGGAAAAGTAGTAACTGCCTTTATGGATGACATTATCAACCCTGTCGTAGGACTAGCTGTCGGCGGTGTTGATTTATCAGCGCTAAAAATTGTTTTGAAAGCTGCGGATCCTGCTACACAAACTGCCGAAGTAGCAATACGCTACGGTAGCTTTATCAATGTGGGTATTCAATTTTTGATTACAATGTGGGTAATCTTCCTCATTGTGAAGGCTGCCAACAAAGCCAAACTTTCAAACTCACTAGCTCCCAAAGAATAA
- a CDS encoding mechanosensitive ion channel family protein has product MKQLPNLTEILISTLTKLINQFVEFVPRFIFAAFILLIGYAVAKGLAVITSKVLSRVGFDKIGDKLNEVSIVKQLQTEIKLSHIVSKVLYYFIMLGFITDATRTLGVGAITSLVEKLVNFVPQLIVAAIMLQIGVLVSEAIKNAVVSICKSFNVPSAKLIGTIVFTFFLVITIISALGQAGVNTELLESSFNLLMGGIVLAFAVGYGFASKDILANLLSSFYNKNKYQEGQIIQIDDVKGKIIALDTTSITLETGESKTVFPLQALQSKKVEIFDK; this is encoded by the coding sequence ATGAAACAATTACCAAACCTCACCGAAATACTCATTAGTACGCTTACCAAACTGATCAATCAATTTGTTGAGTTTGTCCCCCGATTTATTTTTGCTGCTTTCATTTTGTTGATTGGGTATGCCGTCGCCAAAGGATTAGCAGTAATTACAAGTAAGGTATTATCACGCGTAGGTTTTGATAAAATTGGCGATAAACTAAACGAAGTCAGCATTGTAAAACAACTTCAAACCGAAATTAAACTAAGTCATATCGTATCTAAAGTATTGTACTACTTTATAATGCTTGGTTTTATCACGGATGCTACGCGTACATTAGGCGTCGGTGCAATTACCAGTTTGGTAGAGAAGCTTGTCAATTTTGTACCTCAACTCATTGTGGCGGCTATCATGCTCCAAATTGGCGTTTTAGTGTCAGAAGCCATTAAAAATGCGGTGGTATCTATTTGTAAATCCTTTAATGTACCTTCTGCTAAATTGATAGGAACAATTGTATTTACGTTCTTTTTGGTAATTACCATCATCAGCGCCCTTGGCCAAGCAGGTGTAAATACCGAATTATTGGAGTCGAGTTTTAATCTCTTGATGGGTGGTATTGTTTTGGCCTTTGCAGTTGGATATGGCTTTGCCTCAAAAGATATTTTAGCCAACCTCCTTTCCTCATTTTACAACAAAAACAAGTATCAAGAGGGCCAAATTATTCAAATAGACGATGTCAAAGGAAAAATCATTGCCCTTGATACCACCTCTATTACCCTCGAAACGGGCGAGTCAAAAACCGTCTTCCCACTTCAAGCATTGCAATCTAAAAAAGTAGAGATTTTTGATAAATAG